The proteins below come from a single Caulobacter segnis ATCC 21756 genomic window:
- a CDS encoding PQQ-dependent sugar dehydrogenase encodes MRTSLLTAASALAAALVACGPAPAQPGPASGQAGAPVETRPPNVPEQKPAFPNQTRAPGLNSNTQGQYQVLASGLDHPWGLTFLPSGEILVTERAGRLRVLSKDGKLSPAVAGLPAVFAEGQGGLLDVTTDPAYATNGLIYWSYAEAEGGVNGTAVARGKLSLGAAPKLDNVQVIWRQAPKMDSALHFGGRLVFAPDGKLFITTGERSILAGRVQSQHLDATLGKVIRINADGSIPADNPFVKTAGAKPDIWSLGHRNIQAAALDPAGVLWTVEHGARGGDELNRPEPGKNYGWPVVTYGEEYSGKPIPDSVTQKEGFTQPVYYWDPVIAPSGMAFYEASLFPALKGSLLIGSLREQHVDRLVLKDGKVVGEERLFTDIGGRVRDVRVGPDGAIYVVTDEDDGKVIKITPKR; translated from the coding sequence ATGCGCACCTCCCTGCTGACCGCCGCCTCCGCCCTCGCCGCCGCCCTCGTGGCCTGTGGTCCCGCACCCGCTCAGCCCGGCCCCGCGTCCGGCCAAGCCGGCGCGCCCGTCGAGACCCGGCCGCCGAACGTCCCCGAGCAGAAGCCGGCCTTCCCGAACCAGACCCGCGCGCCGGGCCTGAACTCCAACACCCAAGGCCAGTACCAGGTGCTGGCCAGCGGCCTCGATCACCCGTGGGGCCTGACCTTCCTGCCGTCGGGCGAGATCCTGGTCACCGAGCGGGCCGGACGCCTGCGGGTGCTGTCCAAGGACGGCAAGCTCTCGCCCGCCGTCGCCGGCCTGCCCGCCGTGTTCGCCGAGGGCCAGGGCGGTCTGCTGGACGTGACGACCGACCCGGCCTACGCGACCAACGGCCTGATCTACTGGAGCTACGCCGAGGCCGAGGGCGGCGTGAACGGCACGGCCGTGGCGCGCGGCAAGCTCTCGCTGGGCGCCGCCCCCAAGCTGGACAACGTCCAGGTCATCTGGCGCCAGGCGCCCAAGATGGACAGCGCCCTGCACTTCGGCGGCCGCCTGGTCTTCGCGCCCGACGGCAAGCTCTTCATCACCACCGGCGAGCGCTCGATCCTGGCGGGCCGCGTGCAATCCCAGCACCTGGACGCCACCCTGGGCAAGGTCATCCGGATCAACGCCGACGGCTCGATCCCGGCCGACAACCCGTTCGTGAAGACCGCCGGCGCCAAGCCCGACATCTGGTCGCTGGGCCACCGCAACATCCAGGCGGCCGCCCTGGATCCCGCGGGCGTTCTTTGGACCGTCGAGCACGGCGCGCGCGGCGGCGACGAGCTGAACCGTCCGGAGCCCGGCAAGAACTACGGCTGGCCTGTCGTCACCTATGGCGAGGAGTATTCCGGCAAGCCCATTCCCGACAGCGTCACCCAGAAGGAGGGCTTCACGCAGCCGGTCTATTACTGGGATCCGGTGATCGCCCCCTCGGGCATGGCCTTCTATGAGGCCAGCCTGTTCCCGGCCCTGAAGGGCAGCCTGCTGATCGGCTCGCTGCGGGAGCAGCACGTCGATCGCCTGGTGCTGAAGGACGGCAAGGTGGTCGGCGAGGAGCGCCTGTTCACCGACATCGGCGGGCGCGTCCGCGACGTCCGGGTCGGCCCCGACGGCGCGATCTACGTCGTGACCGACGAAGACGACGGCAAGGTGATCAAGATCACGCCGAAGCGCTAA
- a CDS encoding oxidoreductase, translating to MPHSRTVNVALVGYGYVGKTFHAPLIAATPGLALATVVSSDPAKVAADHPDVRVVADLDAALADPAIELVVVATPNALHAPQAIAALEAGKHVVVDKPFALTVAEARTMARAADRAGKLLTVFHNRRWDSDFLTLRRLIAEGGLGQIVQYESHFDRFRPVVRDRWRERAGPGAGAWMDLGPHLLDQALALFGEPLAISADIGVQRPGAGADDYFHVVLRYPTLRVILHGSLLTAASDLRLAVHGTGGSFVKHGLDPQEAQLKAGMVPGAPGYGRDSRHGVLTTVENDVQVHADVSPEPADYRAFYAGVREAIVTGAPSPVPVDEALRVMDLLELARAASEERRELAVDPSSQTLSR from the coding sequence ATGCCCCACTCTCGCACCGTGAATGTCGCCCTGGTCGGATACGGCTATGTCGGCAAGACCTTCCACGCTCCGCTGATCGCCGCCACGCCAGGCCTCGCGCTGGCGACCGTGGTGTCGAGCGACCCGGCCAAGGTCGCCGCCGATCATCCGGACGTTCGGGTCGTCGCCGACCTGGACGCTGCCCTCGCCGATCCCGCGATCGAGCTGGTGGTCGTCGCCACGCCCAACGCCCTGCACGCGCCCCAGGCGATCGCCGCCCTGGAAGCCGGCAAGCACGTGGTGGTCGACAAGCCCTTCGCCCTGACCGTCGCCGAGGCTCGGACCATGGCCAGGGCCGCCGACCGCGCGGGCAAGCTGCTGACCGTGTTTCACAACCGCCGCTGGGACAGCGACTTCCTGACCCTCCGGCGCCTGATCGCCGAGGGCGGTCTGGGCCAGATCGTCCAATACGAGAGCCACTTCGACCGCTTCCGCCCGGTGGTCCGCGACCGCTGGCGCGAGCGGGCGGGACCTGGTGCGGGCGCGTGGATGGACCTTGGTCCACACCTGCTGGACCAGGCCCTCGCGCTGTTCGGCGAGCCGCTGGCGATCTCGGCCGACATCGGCGTCCAGCGCCCCGGCGCCGGAGCGGACGACTACTTCCACGTGGTGCTGCGCTATCCGACCTTGCGCGTGATCCTGCACGGTAGCCTGCTGACCGCCGCCAGCGATCTGCGTCTCGCCGTCCACGGGACCGGCGGCAGCTTCGTCAAGCACGGCCTCGACCCGCAGGAGGCCCAGCTGAAGGCCGGCATGGTCCCGGGCGCGCCGGGCTATGGCCGCGACAGCCGCCACGGCGTGCTGACCACGGTCGAGAACGACGTCCAGGTCCACGCCGACGTCAGCCCCGAGCCGGCCGACTACCGCGCCTTCTACGCCGGCGTCCGCGAAGCGATCGTCACCGGCGCGCCCTCGCCCGTGCCGGTGGATGAGGCCCTGCGGGTGATGGACCTGCTGGAGCTGGCGCGCGCGGCGAGCGAAGAGCGGCGGGAGTTGGCTGTCGATCCTTCGTCTCAGACCTTGAGCCGCTAG
- a CDS encoding MFS transporter, translating to MDVSKAPPPMPEGPSEKIGRYRWVIVTLLFAAMVINYVDRQTIGLLKADLSKEFGWDETHYADLVFYFQLAYAVAYLAWGKIMDKIGARWGFGIAFLIWQIAHIAHAGASHISGFIAARMGLGIGEAGGFPGGIKAVAEWFPKKERAFATGLFNAGTNIGAIVTPLVVPGIVLAFGWQMAFIVTGVAGLIWLPIWLLVYRTPREAKNLSATELAHIEQDPADPVEKIAWTKLLTKRETWAYALGKFLIDPIWWMFLFWLPDFLGKRYGLDLKTFGPPLIAIYLLSDVGSVAGGWMSSTLMKNGASINKARKLTMLVCALLAVPVIFASYASSVWLAVLIIGVATAAHQGFSANLYTLPSDVFPRGAVGSVVGIGGMLGAFGGMVFSKYIGSVLDSIGTYAPIFLVAGSAYLIALLVVHLLTPKMEPVKI from the coding sequence ATGGACGTTTCAAAAGCGCCCCCACCAATGCCTGAAGGGCCCTCCGAGAAGATCGGACGGTACCGCTGGGTGATCGTCACCCTGCTGTTCGCGGCGATGGTCATCAACTACGTCGATCGTCAGACGATCGGCCTGCTCAAGGCGGACCTGTCCAAGGAGTTCGGCTGGGACGAGACGCACTACGCGGACCTCGTCTTCTACTTCCAGCTGGCCTACGCCGTGGCGTACCTGGCTTGGGGCAAGATCATGGACAAGATCGGGGCCCGCTGGGGCTTCGGCATCGCCTTCCTGATCTGGCAGATCGCCCACATCGCCCACGCCGGCGCCAGTCACATCAGCGGTTTCATCGCCGCGCGCATGGGCCTGGGCATCGGTGAAGCCGGCGGCTTCCCGGGCGGCATCAAGGCCGTGGCCGAATGGTTCCCCAAGAAGGAGCGCGCCTTCGCCACGGGCCTGTTCAACGCCGGCACCAATATCGGCGCCATCGTCACGCCGCTGGTCGTGCCGGGCATCGTGCTGGCCTTCGGCTGGCAGATGGCCTTCATCGTCACCGGCGTCGCGGGCCTGATCTGGCTGCCGATCTGGCTGCTCGTCTATCGCACGCCGCGCGAGGCCAAGAACCTGTCGGCGACCGAGCTGGCTCACATTGAGCAGGACCCCGCCGATCCGGTCGAGAAGATCGCCTGGACCAAGCTGCTGACCAAGCGCGAGACCTGGGCCTACGCCCTGGGCAAGTTCCTGATCGACCCGATCTGGTGGATGTTCCTGTTCTGGCTGCCGGACTTCCTGGGCAAGCGCTACGGCCTGGATCTGAAGACCTTCGGCCCGCCGCTGATCGCCATCTACCTGCTGTCGGACGTCGGCAGCGTGGCCGGCGGCTGGATGTCGTCGACCCTGATGAAGAACGGCGCCAGCATCAACAAGGCGCGCAAGCTGACCATGCTGGTCTGCGCTCTGCTGGCCGTGCCCGTGATCTTCGCCTCGTACGCCAGCTCGGTCTGGCTGGCCGTGCTGATCATCGGCGTCGCCACCGCGGCTCACCAAGGCTTCTCCGCCAACCTCTACACCCTGCCCTCGGACGTCTTCCCGCGCGGCGCGGTCGGCTCGGTCGTCGGCATCGGCGGCATGCTGGGCGCCTTTGGCGGCATGGTGTTCTCGAAGTACATCGGCAGCGTCCTGGACAGCATCGGCACCTATGCGCCGATCTTCCTGGTCGCCGGCAGCGCCTATCTGATCGCCCTTCTGGTCGTCCACCTGCTGACGCCCAAGATGGAGCCGGTGAAGATCTAG
- a CDS encoding 2-keto-4-pentenoate hydratase, which translates to MTVSEADSEAFTPAAIAPQFVKARQEGVSVPGYPGDVIPATMADGYAVQDIAIDLWPDELVGWKVGLVPPQHRERLGAERLAGCIFKSKVQQANTNGQPNTFRAIEGGFCAVEAEFIIRLGKDAPADKTQWTAEEAADYVGELLVGVEIAGSPLKTINALGPTVVASDFGNNDGQIIGQAISNWRDIAWEDMPVETIINGKSLGKATAATIPGSPLAALAFLLGAVAARGKPLKKGMIVTTGATTGIHDVAAGDVAHVDFGPFGTVDCVAVPAK; encoded by the coding sequence GTGACCGTTTCTGAGGCCGATAGCGAGGCGTTCACCCCCGCGGCCATTGCTCCCCAGTTCGTAAAGGCCCGCCAAGAGGGTGTTTCCGTCCCCGGCTATCCCGGTGACGTGATTCCCGCCACCATGGCCGACGGCTATGCGGTGCAGGATATCGCCATCGACCTGTGGCCCGACGAGCTGGTCGGCTGGAAGGTGGGGCTCGTCCCGCCGCAGCACCGCGAGCGCCTGGGCGCCGAGCGCCTGGCCGGCTGCATCTTCAAGTCCAAGGTCCAGCAGGCCAACACGAACGGTCAGCCCAACACCTTCCGCGCCATCGAGGGCGGCTTCTGCGCCGTCGAGGCCGAGTTCATCATCCGCCTGGGCAAGGACGCCCCGGCCGACAAGACCCAGTGGACCGCCGAGGAAGCCGCCGACTACGTGGGCGAGCTGCTGGTCGGCGTCGAGATCGCCGGCAGCCCGCTGAAGACCATCAACGCCCTGGGCCCCACCGTCGTGGCCTCTGACTTCGGCAATAACGATGGTCAGATCATTGGTCAGGCCATTTCCAACTGGCGCGACATCGCCTGGGAGGATATGCCCGTCGAGACCATCATCAACGGCAAGTCGTTGGGCAAGGCCACCGCGGCGACCATTCCTGGCTCGCCCCTGGCCGCGCTCGCCTTCCTGCTGGGCGCGGTCGCCGCGCGCGGCAAGCCGTTGAAGAAGGGCATGATCGTCACGACCGGCGCCACCACGGGCATTCACGACGTGGCGGCCGGCGACGTGGCCCACGTCGATTTCGGCCCGTTCGGAACCGTGGACTGCGTCGCCGTTCCGGCGAAATAA
- a CDS encoding BlaI/MecI/CopY family transcriptional regulator, whose product MHITAAEAHVMEALWRRAPLSADELVAEVGGAQNWGEATVKTLINRLLKKKAIKSERAEGRHGYRPLVDRSAYVQAESQGLLDRLFDGQLAPLISHFAQHRPLKADEVERLKKLIDGLEERR is encoded by the coding sequence ATGCATATCACCGCCGCCGAAGCCCATGTCATGGAAGCGCTATGGCGCCGCGCCCCGCTGTCCGCCGACGAGCTGGTCGCCGAGGTCGGCGGCGCGCAGAACTGGGGCGAGGCGACCGTCAAGACGCTGATCAACCGCCTTCTGAAGAAGAAGGCGATCAAGTCCGAGCGCGCCGAGGGGCGTCACGGCTATCGGCCGCTGGTCGATCGCAGCGCCTATGTCCAGGCCGAGAGCCAGGGTCTGCTGGACCGTCTGTTCGACGGCCAGCTGGCCCCGCTGATCAGCCACTTCGCCCAGCACCGCCCGCTGAAGGCCGACGAGGTCGAGCGGCTGAAGAAGCTGATCGACGGGCTGGAAGAGCGGCGCTAG
- a CDS encoding DUF2306 domain-containing protein, whose amino-acid sequence MSSNEIPAREAGVDARSVLRWAASTWFAVAVAGQAAFIYFILAFYGTRTASGRFAAWNDKPLITGYVQGDHTGNAMFAAHVLLAAVVTLAGLAQLVPPLRRAAPGLHRWTGRTFLVVACFLALGGAWMAIARGSYLSVISAVAILLDAALILTFAVLAWRAALARRFDQHRRWAMRTFMVVSGVWFLRVGLMGWIVVNGRPIGMTKRMDGPADIVLTFGSYLIPLAILELYFAAERSSRPALKLAVSTLIFASTAYVAAGIYGAIVMMWGPYL is encoded by the coding sequence ATGTCGAGCAACGAAATTCCCGCGCGCGAAGCCGGCGTGGACGCGCGAAGCGTCTTGCGATGGGCGGCCAGCACCTGGTTCGCCGTCGCCGTGGCGGGCCAGGCGGCGTTCATCTATTTCATCCTGGCGTTCTACGGGACCCGCACGGCGTCCGGGCGCTTCGCCGCCTGGAACGACAAGCCTCTGATCACCGGCTACGTCCAGGGCGACCATACCGGCAACGCGATGTTCGCCGCCCACGTCCTGCTGGCCGCGGTCGTGACGCTGGCCGGGCTGGCCCAGCTCGTCCCTCCCCTGCGGCGCGCCGCCCCCGGCCTCCACCGCTGGACGGGTCGGACCTTCCTGGTCGTGGCCTGCTTCCTGGCGCTGGGCGGCGCCTGGATGGCGATCGCGCGCGGGAGCTATCTTTCGGTTATCTCCGCCGTCGCCATTCTGCTCGACGCCGCCCTGATCCTGACCTTCGCCGTCCTGGCCTGGCGCGCGGCCCTGGCCAGGCGTTTCGACCAGCATCGACGCTGGGCCATGCGGACGTTCATGGTGGTCAGCGGCGTCTGGTTCCTGCGCGTCGGCCTGATGGGCTGGATCGTCGTGAACGGGCGCCCGATCGGCATGACCAAACGGATGGACGGCCCGGCGGACATCGTGCTGACGTTCGGCAGCTATCTGATCCCGCTAGCGATCCTCGAGCTTTACTTCGCGGCCGAGCGTAGCTCCAGACCGGCCCTGAAGCTGGCCGTCAGCACGTTGATCTTCGCATCGACCGCCTATGTGGCGGCGGGGATCTACGGCGCGATCGTGATGATGTGGGGGCCGTATCTCTAG
- a CDS encoding helix-turn-helix domain-containing protein gives MSSTLLSLTLDTAPATPPKRPGRLAAHWALTTGSLACFVLGQLLGANAGMLAAPLAIGGGAGCAFSWLFTRAVFDPREHDARWSRIVALVVFLTGLFPILGLLEGPAARMIQNTHALGSSTVLLLTFVEPFNGFRRELPAAEKRFRVIFVAVYALLMGSSVLAVNQPDGAGAAIDHDVAERVKTICAGLALLLCGAATWFRAGHPLSAPKRRRETPTADAAEDADLARRITSVLREDAFHAAPHRKVADLARRLGEPDYKISRCVTASLGFANFNQMLNTYRIARAREMLADPALRNRSILLIALDCGFGSIGPFNRAFKAAAGVTPRAFRTASLRES, from the coding sequence ATGAGCTCGACGCTGCTTTCATTGACCTTGGACACCGCGCCCGCCACGCCGCCGAAGCGGCCCGGGCGATTGGCGGCGCATTGGGCGCTGACGACTGGATCGCTCGCCTGCTTCGTGCTGGGTCAACTGCTGGGCGCGAACGCCGGAATGCTGGCCGCGCCGCTGGCCATAGGCGGCGGAGCCGGCTGCGCGTTCTCATGGCTTTTCACGCGGGCGGTCTTTGATCCTCGCGAGCACGACGCGCGCTGGTCCCGGATCGTGGCGCTGGTCGTCTTCCTGACGGGGCTGTTCCCGATCCTGGGTCTGCTGGAAGGCCCGGCCGCGCGAATGATCCAGAACACGCACGCCCTGGGAAGCTCGACAGTTCTGCTGCTGACCTTCGTCGAGCCGTTCAACGGCTTTCGTCGCGAGCTGCCGGCGGCCGAGAAGCGCTTCCGCGTCATCTTCGTGGCCGTGTACGCGCTGCTGATGGGCAGTTCCGTCTTGGCGGTCAATCAGCCGGACGGGGCGGGCGCGGCCATCGATCACGATGTCGCCGAACGGGTCAAGACGATCTGCGCGGGCTTGGCGCTGCTGCTTTGCGGCGCGGCGACGTGGTTCCGCGCCGGTCACCCGCTGTCGGCGCCCAAGCGGCGGCGCGAGACTCCGACGGCGGACGCCGCCGAAGACGCCGATCTGGCTCGGCGCATCACCTCCGTCTTGCGCGAGGACGCGTTTCACGCCGCGCCCCATCGCAAGGTCGCCGATCTGGCCCGTCGCCTGGGTGAGCCGGACTACAAGATCAGCCGGTGCGTCACCGCCTCGCTGGGCTTCGCCAACTTCAACCAGATGCTGAACACCTATCGCATCGCGCGGGCCAGGGAGATGCTGGCCGACCCGGCCCTGCGCAACCGATCGATCCTGCTGATCGCGCTGGACTGCGGATTCGGATCGATCGGACCGTTCAACCGCGCCTTCAAGGCCGCGGCGGGCGTGACCCCGCGCGCGTTTCGCACCGCCAGCCTGCGAGAATCCTAG
- the otsA gene encoding alpha,alpha-trehalose-phosphate synthase (UDP-forming) encodes MSRLIVVSNRVNPPNPAEGGEGSVGGLAMALAAALREYSGIWFGWSGKTIPEFTGQLNMQRIEGVTVATVDLEETDYQEYYNGYANKTLWPLFHYRVDLTAYDRSFGEGYDRVNRRFAETLAPLIEPDDIVWVHDYHLIPVARELRRMGITNRIGFFLHIPWPAHQLVVTLPRHRQLVEALFDYDLIGFQTEESLQAFEGYVFSEVQGAKNARGELVAFGRRTCAAAFPIGVDAQDFAEIVKSDNARKTYDRMMAHSVFRKMIVGVDRLDYSKGLEERLIGYERFLHDHPDMRREVMLLQVAPISRDEVEAYQDLRGRLDGLIGRINGAYAEMDFTPIRYVNRSYRRDELAGVYRAAKAALVTPLRDGMNLVAKEYVAAQNPDDPGVLILSRFAGAARQMKEALIINPNSPEEISDALERSLSMSQDERKQRWEALFDNVRREDVTAWRDNFVAALRGRPGPDDEGQQEEPSPVRSLDVASKALRAQGPEAKAMRA; translated from the coding sequence ATGAGCCGGCTCATCGTCGTCTCCAACCGGGTCAATCCGCCCAACCCCGCCGAGGGCGGCGAAGGCAGCGTCGGCGGCCTGGCCATGGCCCTCGCCGCGGCCCTGCGCGAGTATTCCGGCATCTGGTTCGGCTGGAGCGGCAAGACCATTCCGGAGTTCACCGGTCAGCTGAACATGCAGCGGATCGAGGGCGTCACGGTCGCGACCGTCGACCTCGAGGAGACCGACTACCAGGAGTACTATAACGGCTACGCCAACAAGACGCTGTGGCCGCTGTTCCACTACCGCGTGGACCTGACTGCGTATGACCGCTCGTTCGGCGAAGGCTATGACCGCGTCAATCGTCGCTTCGCCGAGACCCTGGCGCCGCTGATCGAGCCGGACGACATCGTCTGGGTGCACGACTATCACCTGATCCCGGTGGCGCGGGAGCTGCGCCGCATGGGGATCACCAATCGGATCGGTTTCTTCCTGCACATCCCCTGGCCGGCCCATCAGCTGGTCGTGACGCTGCCCCGCCACCGCCAGCTTGTGGAGGCGCTGTTCGACTACGACCTCATCGGCTTCCAGACCGAGGAGTCGCTGCAGGCGTTCGAGGGCTATGTGTTCTCGGAGGTGCAGGGCGCGAAGAACGCCCGAGGCGAGCTGGTGGCGTTCGGCCGGCGGACCTGCGCGGCCGCCTTCCCGATCGGCGTCGACGCCCAGGACTTCGCCGAGATCGTCAAGAGCGACAACGCGCGAAAGACCTACGACCGGATGATGGCCCACAGCGTCTTCCGCAAGATGATCGTGGGCGTCGACCGCCTCGACTATTCCAAGGGCCTGGAAGAACGGCTGATCGGCTACGAGCGTTTCCTGCACGATCACCCGGATATGCGTCGCGAGGTCATGCTGCTGCAGGTCGCGCCGATCTCACGCGACGAGGTCGAGGCCTATCAGGACCTGCGCGGACGGCTGGACGGCCTGATCGGCCGGATCAACGGCGCCTATGCCGAGATGGACTTCACGCCGATCCGCTACGTGAACCGCTCCTACCGGCGGGACGAGTTGGCGGGCGTCTACCGCGCGGCGAAGGCGGCGCTGGTGACGCCGCTGCGCGACGGCATGAACCTGGTGGCGAAGGAATATGTGGCGGCCCAGAATCCGGACGATCCCGGCGTGCTGATCCTCTCCCGCTTCGCCGGGGCGGCCCGGCAGATGAAGGAAGCCCTGATCATCAACCCGAACAGCCCGGAGGAAATCTCCGACGCCTTGGAGCGCTCTCTCTCCATGAGCCAGGACGAGCGCAAGCAGCGCTGGGAGGCCTTGTTCGATAATGTCCGCCGCGAGGACGTCACCGCCTGGCGCGACAACTTCGTGGCCGCGCTGCGCGGACGGCCCGGGCCGGATGACGAGGGTCAGCAGGAAGAGCCCTCGCCGGTCCGCAGCCTGGACGTGGCGTCCAAGGCGCTCAGGGCGCAAGGGCCGGAAGCCAAGGCCATGCGCGCCTAG
- the otsB gene encoding trehalose-phosphatase, translating to MTAAQPVVRTEFADLSPPPINLPPRAALFLDLDGTLAPIMPRPDDVGPNPRRARVIARLRQRFEDRVAVVSGRSLPDLDHILSGGVPAIAAIHGLVRRTAGGGVVELEPHAGLEDARRILGELADCERGLLFEDKTLSVALHYRNAPSCAEAVIEAAERLAQSTGLVLQLGDMVAELRTPGADKGSAVTAFLTEAPFVGATPIFLGDDLTDEDGFAAARRLGGFGVLAGKPRPTQAHFHLEGPDAVLDWLEHLTENAEVHA from the coding sequence ATGACCGCGGCTCAACCGGTCGTGCGGACGGAGTTCGCGGATCTCTCGCCCCCGCCGATCAATCTCCCACCTCGCGCGGCCCTGTTCCTGGACTTGGACGGGACCTTGGCGCCGATCATGCCACGCCCCGACGACGTCGGCCCCAATCCGCGACGCGCGCGGGTCATCGCGCGCCTGCGCCAGCGGTTCGAGGACCGCGTGGCCGTGGTCAGCGGACGATCGCTGCCGGACCTCGACCACATCCTGAGCGGCGGCGTTCCGGCGATCGCCGCGATCCATGGCCTGGTGCGGCGCACCGCGGGCGGTGGCGTGGTCGAGCTCGAGCCGCACGCCGGCCTGGAGGACGCCCGTCGCATCCTGGGCGAGCTGGCCGATTGCGAACGCGGCCTGCTGTTCGAGGACAAGACCCTCAGCGTCGCCCTGCACTATCGCAACGCTCCGAGCTGCGCCGAGGCGGTGATCGAGGCGGCCGAGCGCCTGGCCCAGTCGACGGGCCTCGTCCTGCAACTGGGCGACATGGTGGCGGAGCTGCGCACGCCGGGCGCCGACAAAGGCTCGGCCGTGACCGCCTTCCTGACCGAAGCGCCGTTCGTCGGCGCGACCCCCATCTTCCTGGGCGACGACCTCACCGACGAAGATGGCTTCGCCGCCGCGCGCCGCCTCGGCGGTTTTGGCGTGCTGGCCGGCAAGCCGCGCCCGACCCAGGCCCACTTCCACCTGGAGGGTCCGGACGCGGTTCTGGATTGGCTGGAACATCTGACGGAGAACGCGGAGGTCCACGCATGA